A part of Entelurus aequoreus isolate RoL-2023_Sb linkage group LG03, RoL_Eaeq_v1.1, whole genome shotgun sequence genomic DNA contains:
- the srp14 gene encoding signal recognition particle 14 kDa protein yields the protein MVLLENDSFLTELTRLFQKCRSSGSVVITLKKYDGRTKPVPRKGHSESFDPADNKCLIRASDGKKKISTVINTKEVIKFQMAYSNLLRAHMDGLKKKDKKSKSKKSKATQ from the exons ATGGTGCTGCTTGAAAACGATTCG TTCCTCACAGAGCTCACTCGTCTGTTCCAGAAGTGCAGATCCTCGGGTAGTGTCGTCATCACGTTGAAAAAGT ACGACGGGAGGACTAAGCCAGTGCCCAGAAAAGGCCACTCGGAGTCCTTTGACCCTGCAGACAATAAATGTCTCATCAGAGCTTCTGACGGCAAGAAGAAAATTAGCACAGTG ATCAACACCAAAGAAGTAATCAAGTTTCAGATG GCATATTCCAACCTTCTCAGAGCACACATGGATGGACTGAAGAAGAAAGACAAAAAGAGCAAAAGCAAGAAAAGCAAAGCCACCCAGTGA